A single Cyclopterus lumpus isolate fCycLum1 chromosome 15, fCycLum1.pri, whole genome shotgun sequence DNA region contains:
- the LOC117743792 gene encoding galectin-related protein B-like — MAVQAAGKDGISPVVKNVEDEDLNQSLGNPGLISPDKEDVSRQLSVPFSGRIRGAMRPGKKIIVMGIVDLEPDRIDVSLTCGRDSEKEGTPHDVALKLTARFADRQFLRSARISGKWTGEEASTAYFPFIPDQPFRIEIHCEHQRFRIFVDGHQLFDFYHKVKCFSSIDTVQIQGDLLITKLG, encoded by the exons ATGGCGGTGCAGGCTGCGGGAAAGGATGGAATA tccCCGGTAGTGAAGAACGTGGAGGATGAAGACCTGAACCAGTCGCTGGGGAACCCCGGCCTCATCTCCCCCGACAAGGAGGACGTATCGCGTCAGCTG TCGGTGCCGTTCAGCGGGCGCATCCGGGGCGCCATGCGGCCAGGGAAGAAGATCATCGTGATGGGCATCGTGGATCTGGAGCCAGACAG gATTGACGTGAGCCTGACCTGCGGCCGAGACTCGGAGAAGGAGGGGACTCCGCACGACGTGGCCCTGAAACTCACCGCCCGCTTCGCCGACCGCCAGTTCCTGCGCAGCGCCCGCATCTCTGGGAAGTGGACGGGGGAGGAGGCGTCCACCGCCTACTTTCCCTTCATCCCCGATCAACCTTTTAGG aTTGAGATCCACTGCGAGCACCAGAGGTTCCGGATATTCGTGGACGGACACCAGCTCTTTGACTTTTACCACAAAGTGAAATGTTTCTCCTCCATCGACACGGTCCAGATCCAAGGAGACCTCCTGATCACCAAGCTCGGTTAA